Genomic segment of Rana temporaria chromosome 12, aRanTem1.1, whole genome shotgun sequence:
cacacgtgtgtacatatataaatatatatatatatatacacacacgtgtgtacatatataaatatatatatatatacacacacgtgtgtacatatataaatatatatatatatatacacacacgtgtgtacatataaaaaatatagatataataaatttatatatatatatatatattatacacacgtacgtgtgtgtgtaatatatatatatatatatatatttttatatatatatatatatatatatatatatatatatatattttttatatatattttttatatatatatatatatattttttatatatattttttatatatatatatatattttttatatatatatatattttttatatatatatatatatatttattaaagcggaggttccattacaaaaaaaaataaaaaattaaaagtcagcagctactaacactggagctgctgacttttaataaggacacttacctgtcctagccgccagcgatgtcggcccccgccgaggccgatcctcgcaGCTCCAAGCgtcgccatccacagtaagggaaacaggcagtgaaaccatacggcttcactgcccgcttcctactgcgcatgcatatatacacacacacacatctatacacatacacatacatctatacacatacatatatacacatatacacatgtatgtgtagatataaaaaaaataaaaatagtattatatatatatatatattattatatatatatatatatatatatatatatatatatatatatatatatatatatatatatatatatatatatatatatatatatatatatatatatatatatatatatatatatatatatatatatatatatatatatatatataatttttattttttattagatgtAATatctataatataaaataatatatatatatatatttttttttattatatcgatagatagatactattttaattttttttattatatctatcATTTTTTGACAATGGCGATCAGACAATTTGTGTCCGGCGCCCTGCGCACACTtaaagggctatttttttttttgatgatgagTAATTTTGGCGGGGGCGCAATGGATTTcaataagggttttttttttaaagcgcttgtttagagcctgaggctctaattgacataaaaaaaagttgggttgggggccctgagcccaccctgttgtgtgacattagctaaTGTTATTAGTTAATGTTAAAGGGGTACTCTGAAATAAAGGGGGGACTCTTGATGTGAACGAGTGGGGTTCACTCCTGTGAAGGGGgggctctaatgtaaagggggagacTCTAATAGAAGGGGAAGATGCTAATGGTAAAGCGAGGGCCGCCAGCTTGACACCTGTGTatgtaaaggaggggggggggggcagggggagacTCTGATAGAAGGGGAGGATGCTAATGTGAAATGGGGGGGTGGACTCTGATATGAAGAGGCGACTCTGCTTTGGAAGGGGagccctctgatgtaaaggggctccAGTATGAAGGGAGGATGTTGATGGGGCACCGGAGAACCTCCTCACCCAGCCAGATGGTCAGCGCACCGCCATTAGCCCCgccctttattttttaaagaacaaaGTTGACAACAAtaacaggaagtggctgaaagaTGGGGGGGGACGGAGAAAATGTGCAATTGTTCCTCATATGCTGCCCTTTAGAAAACCAACTGTCATGCgtttggggatggggggggggggggtgacatcccCTTTAAAGTGCTGATGGGTCCGAGCTCCCCACCATAAAATCAGACCGCGCCGCAATCGATAGATAAGCCATTGGAAACGTTTATCGATCGCTCGCCTCCATCCAGGTGAGATATCGCTTTATTTCCAGGTAATGAAAACTcttccagagaaaaaaaataatcagcagGCCGGCAGGCGCGAAAGTTATTTGTATGGCGGCGTTTTATTTATCGCCGGTCTGCGATGATCCCGGAGGATTTCTCCGCCACGTGACGCTTTATCTTCTAGAACAGTTGTGTGGCGAGGATTAGAGGGAAAGATTACAGGTGATTTACACCGCCAGGAGGGACGGGGGCCACAAGGACAAGGgagacggggggaggggggggacattgaGCGCGCCGCTGCGTCTGCACGCGGATGAGGAAACAGAAAACGCGGACACCTTCCCTTTTAGGAAACGTGCCGCTGTTCCAGAGACGCTATTCTTCCCATAATGAAACATTTATAACCCAACCAAAAGCGGTTTCTTCCATTTTCACGTGAGGGGGTCAGAACGTCCGCAgggttctacggcggcaggtcggctcccctgcgcgagagcccgtactataacgtcggctctctaagcggccactagaGGCGcatgctcgtccctgactcccgtgcgcgtgcccggcgggcgcgatcgccgccgggcacccgcgattgctcgttacagagcgaggaccgggagctgtgtgtgtaaacacacagctcctggtcctgtcaggggagaaatgcctgaccgtcaatgtatgaacagaagatcagtcatttcccctagtgaggccaccccccctacagttagaacacacccagggaacatacttaaccccttccccgccccctagtgttaactccttccctatttttatagtaatccaatgcatttttatagcactgatcgctataaaaatgccaatggtcccaaaaatgtgtccgaagtgtccgccataatgtcgcagtaccgaaaaaaaatcggtgatcgccaccattactaataaaaaaaaatatataaaaaatgccataaaacgaccctctattttgtaaacgctataacttttgcgcaaaccaatcaaacgtttgttgcgatttttttttttttacgaaaaataggtagaagaatacgtatcggcctaaactgaggaaattttatttttttatatatatttttgggggatatagctctatttttgtttatagcgcaaaaactaaaaaccgcagaggtgatcaaataccaccaatagaaagctatttttgtgggaaaaaaaggacgccaattttgtttgggtagccacgtcgcacgaccgcgcaattgtcagttaaagcgacgcagtgccgaatcgcaaaaagtgctctggtctttaaccagcaatatggtccaggggttaagtagGTAAGATACCTTTAACCCCTTGCCaaccgctgcacgactatatacgtcggcagaatggcaccgctgggcagatcgacgtgtgtgtatatatacacgtcaCCTTTAAGGCCCGGGATTGTGGGCGCGCGCGCGAGCTCCGTGAGCATGACCGCCGGTCCCGcagactctatgtccgccggGAGTCCcccgatcgtctcacggagaggaagaatgaggagatgctgatgtaaacaagtatttccccattctgcctagtgacaggacactgatcacagctccctgtgatcgggagcggtgatcagtcaCATGttacccacccccccaccctacagttagaacacatccctaggacacacttgaccTCTTAGcggccccctactggttaacccccttTCACTGTTAgtctcatttacacagtaatcagtgcatttttatagcaccgatcgttgtataaatgtgaatggtcacaaaataatgccaaaagtgtccgatgtgtccgctgtaatgtcgcggtcacaataaaaatcgctgatcgccgccattactagtaaaaaataaaaataaagttattaataaaaatgccgtaaaactatcccctaatttgtagacgctataacttttgcgcaaaccaatcaataaacgcctattgcgttttttttttttccccgagtgacacagtgaggggaaaaattcCAAAATTAAGTCACGTATGGGCAGAAAAATTTGACAAATTCTAACCtttccaaaactagaaaaaaaactcTTGTAGGAATTGGGCTCCAATGTTTCTCCAGCATTGTGACATCTCAACTGCCCATATGCAGTTGCTTGGTGGCCCATTGGTTTGTTTGCAGGCTCTCTTTGTTGCCAGAGATAAAGCTAAAGTTTGGTAGTTTCTTTTAACTTCTTGCTCAAGTTGATTAAAACTCTGGAAAGCCCAAattcatcaaaaaaaataaaaaattcccattCAGTGTGGAAAGTTTGCAATTGCTGTGTGTGCCCTATCCCAGTGAGGTCAATAGGGGTCTCTGAGACCTCCCAAATACGGCTGGAAGAATTTCCAAGGTTCTAAGCCTTCCACAAACTTTTCAAAACTAGAAGAAAAACTCTTGTAGGAGTTGGGCTTCAATGTTTTTCCAGCATTGTGACATCTCAACTTGCCCATGTGCTATTGTTTGGTGCCCATCAGTCTTTTTGCCAACTCTCTGGCAACCTTGTTCTGGATACCAGttgaaaaattacaatatttttgGTTGCCCAATGGTGGTTTTCCATTGGAAGACTGCCATTGTCAGTTGGCCATTGCCAATGAGCCATTGTTTGGTGCCCATCAGTCTGTTTGCCAACTCTCTGGCAACCTTTGTTCTGGATACCAGTTGGTAGATACCAATATTTTTGGTTCCCCAATGGTGGTTCTCCTGCTGGTTGGCCATTGCCAATTTGTCGGTTAGCCATTATATTGACTATCTGTCAAGTGGTCTTTAGTCTGTCAGCCATAGCTGTTAtgtcgcgtacagacgatcggacattccaacaacaaaaccgtggataaatTTCCGAcgcatgttggctcaaacttgtcttgcatacacaaggtcacgcaattgttatcggaaattcagagcgtcaagaacgcggtgacgtacaacactacgacgagctgagaaaaatgaacttcaacgattctgagcatgcgtcgaaatgattccgagcatgcgtcacatttttgtgcgttgaattgtgtacacatggtcggaatttccgacaacaactttttgttggaaaatttgagaaccagctctcaaatttttgttgtcggaaatttcgacagcagatgtccgatggagcctacacgcggtcggattttccaacaacaagctcacatcgaacatttgccgCCGGAAattatgaccgtgtgtacgcggcattagacgtcCCTTGTTGTGGTTCCCTCAGAAATCAAGCCCACACACTGGAAACCCCCAGTGCTTTGACGTCCAGGTGGTGCCATAGGAAAAATTACAGACAAACACAAAGTAGAATGGGTAATTTAATAAAGTACATCTACATTCCAAGGGTAAAAATAACTATCATGCCAGAGAAAAGGCTAGCAAAACAATTATCTTAAGTTTAAAAAAAGGTAATTATATGTAAAAAGGTTAATGTTGGTGGAGGGGGAAACATGATGAGATGTGCTTTCAGGAACGAGGGTGAAATGTGCGAGAAACCGCCACCCCCAGGCTGGCCAGAGATTGCCGCCCCATGGGCAGGGAAGAGCAGACCTGTATATGGAAGGTTGACACTAAAGTGTGTGCATATGTTTGTGCCAGGGGCGAAAACCAAGGTCTCGGCTCAGAGTCGTCAGAGAAGCAGAGTTGGTTAGTTTTGTCTTGTACTGAGTCCTACACAAACTACATCTCCTTGCAGTGGCCAGCCATAGAGAAAAAAcgaaaaacgaaaaaacaaaataaataaaacaggctTGTAGATGGATGGAGCCGTCGGTCTTTAGATGATACCATATTGGGCCAATTCGTGCAGCTCCAAGTGATTGAAGGCTTCCCAGGGGCAGATGACGGTGATGTCTGCAAACAAGGAACAGTCAATATTACCATAATTTCTACCTTGCCTTTATGCTATTCCTCAAGGTAACCCCCATTTCATCAATACAGCCCCTAACTTTACCTCCAATTCTTAACCACCTTCTCATATTAAGCCTACATCTAGCCCTTATGCTAAACTCCAACCTAACCCCCAACGATCAACCCAACCCTACCTCTATCCTTTAACCCTCAGCCCAACTCCTTACCTTAAACCTAAATCTTAACCCTTATGCTATTCCCCAAAGTAACCCCTTTTTATCAATCCAACCCCTAACTTTACCTCAAATTCTTAACCCCCAAACCACCTTCTCATCTTAAGCCTACAATTAGCCCTTATGCTAAACCCCAACCTAACCCCTCACCATCATCCCAACCCCAAACCTTACCTGTAATCTATAATGTTCAACCCAACTCCTTATCTTAACCATAAAGCTTAACCCAGCTCATCACCCTAAAACTATAATCTTACCCTTATGGTAAACCTCAACCTAACCATCAACCCAACCCATAACCTTACCTCTAACCTTTAACCCTCAACCCAACTCCTTACCTTAAACCTAAATCTTAACCCTTATGCTATTCCTCAAAGAAACCCCTTCTTATCAACCCAACCCCTAACTTTACCTCAAATTCTTAACCCCAAAACCACCTTCTCATCTTAAGCCTACAATTAGCCCTTATGCTAAACCCCAACCTAACCCCTCACCATCATCCCAACCCCAAACCTTACCTGTAATCTTTAACGTTCAGCACAACTCCTTATATTGACCATAAAGCTTAATCTAGCTCATCACCCTAAAACTATAATCTTACCCTTATGCTAACCCTCAACCCAAACCATAACCTTACCTCTAACCTTTAACCCTTAACTCAACACCTTACCTTAAACCTAAATCCTAACCCTTATGCTACTCTTTAAAGTAACCCCTTCTTATCAACCCAACTCCTAACTTTACCTCCAATTCCTAACCCCCAAACCACCTTCTCATCTTAAGCCTACAATAGGCCCTTATGCTAAACCCCAACCTAACCGTCAGGCCAACCCCAAACCTTACCTGTAATCTTTAACGTTTAACACAACTCCTTATTTTAACCATAAAGCTTAACCCAGCTCATCGCCCTAAAACTATAATCTTATCCTCATGCTAACCCTCAACCTAACCCCTAACCATCAACCCAACCCCTAACCTTACCTCTAACCCTCAACCCAACTCCATACCTTAAACTTAAATCTTAACCCTTATGCTATCCCTCTACCTAACCTCTAAGCATCaacctaacccctaatcctaccTCTAATTCTTACCCTCAACTTAAACTTTAACCATAACCTTCAACCCAAACCCaaagctatctatctatccatatatctatctatctctctatctttaACATATGTGATAATATCTTTCCGGACAGGATCATGTAAAATATGAAATCACAGATGTGGTTACCTGTTCCTAGACCCTCCATACCGGGAATGTCATCACCAAATCTGTAACAGAAAAATAACAATACTTAGAAGTGGAAAAATTTGCTTTATATGGGGTAGAGCTGGTAGAAAGCAATCGTTCCTTCCTTTGATTAGTTTTGATTAGTTTTTACCCCAATACAATAGAAGGAAGTGCTTTAAATCTTTAACGTCTGGGAATTTAGAGAGTAGACTAACGAGGAATGTGGCTGGGTTGGTGTAGGACCTAATCTGCTACACAGTTTAACATGTCAACAGGCTATAGAGCTAGGAGGATCCCAACTGAGCATACTTGTTTGTGCCGTGACATTGGTTGGTCACGGCAATCTGGAGCTGCTCATAGACATGAGATTGTTGCCCGGCCTACTGTGCGGTCATTTTGAGCCCATATGTAGATGAGCCCAAATATAGATTAGCCTTTGTATGTTTTATGGAATTCTGCCAGTCATACCCATCTCTGATGTTGATGTTTTTGTGTATGTAACAAACTATCTAGTAATTCATCTACTTGTGGTTTGGCAAAGGACCGTCTTACCCTTGAATGCCTTTCTTTGGAGGTTTACTCTTGAACTGTCGGGTCTGCCTCTGTTTGAATTTAGGTGGCCCTTTCCTGGGAGTTGCGGGCCCTCCCACTACGCGGGTGGCTGACTTAATCTCAGACTTTGCAGGCTCTAGGTTCATGGCAGCTCAGGAACCTTGTTGGCTCCGGTAGAAACTCAGTAGAGCGGAAAACGTCCAAGTGAGGCCAGCTGAGTGGAGATCTTTATAGAACCACCTATAGGAGGAAAAAGAGGTATTGTTATCTGAGTGGCCTCCAGATGAACAGCTCACATATTGGCTTAACATCTGTACCCTCATCCATACAGGaattcacatacagtatgtgatttGGGAAATATGATATGCACATGCGTGTTCCTAAGAAGTGAGGCAATAACCCGCAaggaggaggtcctgattcctctatatagatctttatatcgctagaggggtcaccagcaggaggaagggggttccGATTCatgtatatagatctttataacaCTAGAGGGGTTACCAGCAGGAGAAAGGAAGTCCTGATTCCTCTAGATCTTTATATcgctagaggggtcaccagcaggaggaaggaggtccagaTTCCTCTATATTGATCCTTAtctcactagagggatcaccagcaggaggaaggggccctGATTCCTTTTTAGAGACATTTAGTTACTGTAttaattggcgtataacactcaccttttcaccctgcaaatcggcTGCAAATAGCGTGTGCGTGTTAAACGCGTGTGGCGAGAACGGGGAGATAGGCGGGATGAGCGCCGgcagattacatacagcaagaatctcctgtttactcaacggcctctgtaataggaagtcccttctcctgggccggcattggaccagtgttctgtctatcatagaagctggtccaggaggcgggactttgaattaaagaggccaccgagtaaacaggagattctcgctgtatgtaatctgacggcgctcatcccgccccctccctgagatgggcattgattaggctgcattcatggcaatggggaggctgcagatgggaaattgtgaggctacagattggcattgattaagctgcattgatgggtaattGTGAAGCtgtagatgggcattgatgggcaattttaaaggttgcagatgggcattgatcaggctgcattgatgggcactgacccttattttgcttctttatagttctttatttaaaatgttcgtttttttccctgaaacttccctcttaaaatgaaggtgcttgTTATACACATGTGCgtattatatgccgataaatacggtaatttagaTTACTGTGTCAAATTCTGAAGCCCTGGAGATACCTTAACATAGAATGAGTCCAGAGACAGAACTACTGCTTCAATGTGAAGTTGGGCATCAAGGACACATGGCATGGCCTCAAACTACCAGAAGAAAACTCAACTTTAAAAAtaacgggctagattcagcattgatttacgctggcgtatctatagataggccgcgtaaattcaaagctgcgtcccggcgtatcttctttctgtattcagaaagcaagatacgccagaattaggctcagatccgactggcgtaagtctcttacaccgtcgtatcttagggtgcatacttacgctggccgctaggtggcgtaagGCTTTCCCGgcttaacgttgctcctgcttctatgaagcgcacgcaatgttaagtatggccgtcgttcccgcgtagaattttgaattttttacgtcgttagcgtaagtcgttcgtgaatagggctggacgtaatttacgttcatgtcgaaaccaatttgtccttgcggcgtactttggagcaatgcacactgggatatgtacacggatggcgcatgcgccgttcgtaaaaaacgtcaatcacgtagggtcaccacccatttacataaaacacgcccccctcatactcatttgaattaggcacgcttacgccggccccatttacgctacgccgccgtaactctgatttacggtggcgtatcgtaaatacaatacactacgccgccgtaacaatgcgccgccctacctgaatctagcccaacattTAGAAACCattattttaccaaaatttgCATAGAAGAGACTACAGCAGAAGTAGCAACATTAAGTAAATTTAAACATTCTTGTGATAATTTTAGATCTAAACTcaaatagaaatataaaaaaacaagggCAGACTAGATAGGCCTCTTGCCCTTTTTATGCCATCACCCTTCTATGTCTCTATCATTTATCAGTCTACTATAAACTACGACTTGGTGGAAGGGGTAATATGGTTGCTATACGCTTTCACGCACTTTCAATATCAGGATTGCGTCTTGTTTCTCTGGATGAAATAACTCGGATTATATTGAGCGTTTGGCATTCTTAATTAACAagcattttctttcctgtagttgCTCTCCCTATAATGACCCATTTTTCAGGTCGCAGTTTCTGCGGAAAGGCGTTAATCTCTGCTGACCTGGGTTTTAACTTGGCTCACACTTGATCCTCTTATGCCAAGGACGCTAAGAGGTAATTATAAGAGCGTGATGTGTGCCGGAAGAGGGAAAGTTCAGGGAGATGAGACTCATAGACCcacttgtaaaacatttttttttatttttttaagaaatctACAGTGTCCGTGGCGGTTTAGGCTGGTCCttggatataataaaataaaaaataaataaatatgaaaaaaaataaacactaacACAATGCAGACTTTAAAAGTACACATTTAAAAATATccacttttgtaaatataaaataaaatgaaagttaTTTTAAATTGTGTTACACAAATTTTTTATAAACCAAACAACTTACgtgcatacataaaaaaaaactacaatgtcGGCCGCAAACACTTCTCACATTCCTATACAATGTGTAAAACATCAAAAAACAACAATCAATGTGCCGCACTTCTACTACCCAAGGTAAACAatcaaatcaaacataaaatacagCTACTATATCAATCAAAGGAAAATTCCTTGGAAAATGGGCATGTTCAAATTCTGCATATAATAGTAATGTAAACAATTTACAATGTCTATGAATTTAAATCTATGAATTTGAAATATCTGAAAAATttccccctgaagaagccaagtgTCCCTGTGGCGTAACGCGTAAGGAAGGAGCAATAGGACAGCACGATGGCTGTTTCCCGGTGGTGGAACCTGTATACCAGTGGCTAGTGCTGTGTCACGGAGACAAAagactgtatgattttttaaGTTTCACCAGCTAAAAATTAAATGAGCACTTTAAGAAGAACACAGTGGATTGGTGAGGATTGCCAGCATGGCAATAAAAAACAGGACTTTCCCTATTTCTGCTAACAACTTCTCCCACCAACCTTAAcgatggtctttaaccacttcaataccgggcacttttacccccttcctgccgaggccaatattcagcttttagcgctgtcgtaCTCATAAAGTGGGTGTGATCGGCAGCATTCGCATATTTAGAGGCAAAGATTTGGTGGAACCATTCCATAAAGTGAATGTGATGGTCAATTCTCACATATTTTGAGGCAGAGTCTTAGTGGAACTATCCAATAAAGTGGGGGTGTGATGGGCAGTCATCACATATTTAGAGGCAGGATCTTGGTGGAACCAACCCATAAAGTGGGTGTGATGGATGGTCCTCACATTTTTAGAGGCATATGCTTGGTGGAACCAACCCATAAAGTGGATGAGATGGTCAATCCTCACATATTTAGAGGCAGAGTCCTCACATATCTAGAGGCAGAGTCTTGGTGGAACCAACCCAAAAAGTAGGTGTGATGGGCAGTCGTCACATATTTAGAGGCAGAGTCTTGGTTGAACCATCCCATAAAGTGGGGGTGATGGGCAGTCCTAGCATATTTAGAGGCAAAGTCTTGGTGGAACCAACCCATAAAGTGGGTATAATGGGCAGCCCTTGCATATCTAGAGGCAGAGTCTTGGTTGAACCATCCCATAAAGTGGGTGTGATGGGCAGTCCTCACATTTTTAGAGGCATATGCTTGGTGGAACCAACCCATAAAGTGAATGTGATGGTTAATCCTCACATATTTAGAGGCAGAATCTTGGTGGAACCAACCCATAAAGTGGGTATGATAGGGAGTGCTCACATATTTAGAGGCAGAGTCTTAGTGGAACCATCCCATAAAATGGGTGTGATGGGCAGTCCTCACATATCTAGAGGCAGAGTCTTGGTGGAACCAACCCAAAAAGTAGGTGTGATGGGCAGTCGTCACATATTTAGAGGCAGAGTCTTGGTTGAACCATCCCATAAAGTGGGGGTGATGGGCAGTCCTCGCATATTTAGAGGCAAAGTCTTGGTGGAACCAACCCATAAAGTGGGTATAATGGGCAGCCCTTGCATATCTAGAGGCAGAGTCTTGGTTGAACCATCCCATAAAGTGGGTGTGATGGGCAATTCTCACATATTTTTAGGCAGAGTCTTAGTGGAACCATCCAATAAAGTGGGGGTGTGATGGGCAGTCGTCATCACATATTTAGAGGCAGAGTCTTGGTGGAACCAACCCATAAAGTGGGTGTGATGGGCAGCCCTTACATATCTAGAGGCAGAGTCTTGGTGGAACCAACCCATAAAGTGGGTGTGATGGGCAGTCGTCGTCACATATTTAGAGGCAGAGACTTGGTGAAACCATCACATAAAGTGGGTGTGATGGGCAGTTGTCGTCACATATTTAGAGGCAGAGTCTTGGTGGAACCATCCCATAAAGTGGGGGTGATGGGCAGTCCTTACATATTTAGAGGCAGAGTCTTGGTGGAACCATCCCATAAAGTGGGTGTGATGGGCAGTCGTCGCCACATATTTAGAGGCAGGGTCTTGGTGGAACCATCCCATAAAGTGTGTGTGATGGGAGGTCCTTGCATATTTAGAGGTGGGGTCTGAGCAATAGTAACCAAAAAAATGGGTGCGATTTGGGTTCGCCAGAAGTTCGGCAGACTTTCCACCTCCGCAGTGCAATAATGACCATTGACTGATCCTTTTCTAGCAAGAGTGGACTTTCTGGTGTTAAATAATCAGCGTAGGTTCGCTTTAATTACCAGACTGCTAATTCCAACTGCAAGACAAATAATCCGTTACAAAAGAGGGTTTTGCAGCAAAGCCTGCTGGGAAGGGGCATTGATGGAAcctttgagcattttttttccctttaatccTCTTACATGTCACTGAGCATGACACAAGCTCATCCTCGTTTATAACCGAATGGAAAGTAAGAGCTGCAAGGAATTATTACGAATGACGAGGGTCAGTGAAGAGTAGAATAAGATCTCCAAACTTCTGAAAGTGTATGAAAAAAATCTTGGATCAGCTCCGATTTGCATTATTATATAAGCTTCAGGCTTAATCATATCattttacaaaatgtaaaaatgagaatttattttactttctgctaaaaaaaacaaatcctataattttttttttaaatcaatcttCTTTATCAATGAAGGccaatatgtaccgtatttatcgctgtataacgcgctcccgcgtataccgcgcacccctaaagtggcccccaatcctgtggaaaaagtttattttgtacttacagttttggtgtcttgcgcggcgtccgtcggcagcctcgtcgggtccggcgtccgtctgcggcttcgggtgtcctcttcgtcgggtccggggtccgtctgcgggcttcgggtgtcctcttcgtcgcgtccggcgtccttctgcggcgtcctccccgctcgtttcccgcgccgagtttgaatactgcgccgacatataca
This window contains:
- the PDE6G gene encoding retinal rod rhodopsin-sensitive cGMP 3',5'-cyclic phosphodiesterase subunit gamma; this translates as MNLEPAKSEIKSATRVVGGPATPRKGPPKFKQRQTRQFKSKPPKKGIQGFGDDIPGMEGLGTDITVICPWEAFNHLELHELAQYGII